The bacterium nucleotide sequence AAGCAGCTGCTCCTGAGATGAAGCCATCTAAAACCACGGGTATCTGATGGGCAGATCCTGCTAAGATCACACCGGCTAAGCCTCCAATCTCAAAGCCACCTACCTTAGAGAGGACATCTATCGGATCTTTGGGATCAGGCTGATTGATCTCCAATGCTCTTTCAATCACCTTGATCTTATGGGCAAGGGTATTATCATCTATGCCTGTTCCTCTACCTGTGACCTTTTCTGGTGATTGACCGGTCATCACAGCCACAATGGCAGAAGAAGGGGTGGTATTGGCAATCCCCATATCGCCAGTTCCTACAATATCAATCCTTTCTTCTTCAAATACTTCAATCCCTGCCTCAATCGCCCTTATAGCTTCCTCTCTGCTCATCGCAGGCCCTTTAGCAATATTGTTAGTCCCATGCCCAATCTTCTTATTTTTTAGTTTTGAGTTTTGAGTTTTTAGCTCTTCTGCTACTCCCATATCCACAACTACCACCTCAGCTCCCACATGCCTGGCCAGGACATTTATTCCCGCACCACCTGCCAGGAAATTATAGACCATCTGAGGGGTGACCTCAGCAGGATAAGCAGAAACCCCCTCCTCTCCTACTCCGTGGTCTCCGGCCATAGTGAAGATTACCTTTCTTTTTAAGTCTGGCTCTCTATTGCCTGTAATTCCTACCACCCTATTGGCTATTTCCTCCAATCTTCCCAGGCTCCCTTGGGGTTTGGTCAGGGTATCTTGCCTCTTTTGCGCCTCTTCCATCAACCCAAGATTAACTGGCTCAATCTTCTTCAATATCTCTTCTAACATCTCTCACCTCCTTTTATTTTAACAGGTATCCCTGCTACCATAAGATAGACCTCGTCTGCTATCTGGGCCATCTGGTGATTCACCACTCCAGCCATATCTCGAAACTCCCTGGCCAATCTGTTATCTGGAACAATACCAGATCCAACCTCATTGGAGACAACAATTGCTGTTTTCTTAACCTTCTTTAGGGCAGAAAACAGATCCTTGCTTGCCTCTACTACATCCATTTTGGCCTCCATTAGATTGGCGATCCATAAGGTGAGACAGTCGATAATAATTACCGAAGTAGTGATCTTGGCAATAACCCTTGACAGATTCAGGCTCTCTTCAACTGTAGACCACTCTTTTGGCCGCATCTTTTTGTGTTCCTCTATTCGTTCCCTCATCTCACTATCAGTAGAGATGCAGGTAGCAACAAAGGTGACCTGGTCACCTCTCTCTTTAGCCAGCCAGATCGCATACTGACTCTTTCCACTCCGTGCACCGCCAGTGATAAAGATGATCATTGGACAAAGAAAGAATAGATCCAGCCAACCCTTCCATCTGAAAGCCTGACCTTATAATACTCTTCAGATCTCTCCAATACTTCAAGCTCTCTCCCTTTATTGACTGTGGTAATAAGCTGGTAGGTGCCTGGTTCTTTCCAGATCCCTGCTCTCTCTTCTTTGACAACGACTGTTTGCTTGGGTTTCTCAGACTCTGTTTGCTTGGGTCTTTCAAGCTTAACTTTTGCTTTTTTGCTCTTAGGAAAATCTATCTTGGTCCCAGCATAGAAGAAGCGACCAAAGGTGCTATAGCCTTTTACTTCTTCATACTCTGTGCCAAAGATATTTTCTACCCCCAAGAATAGAGAAAGCCAGTCTGTCAGATTATAAGATGTATTCAGGTTTACCAGTGTATAAGGAGAGAGTATAGTGTAGCCAATATCTTTCCTCTCGCCTACATAGATACAATCAAGATTGATGTGGGTATTTTTAAGAGAATAGCCAAGGGTGAACGCCGCCTTCTGTTTTGGTCTCCTGAGAAGCTCCTTACCCGTATCTTTGTCCTCTGTCTGGGTATAAGTGTAGTTTACCTTGACTTTCAAATCACTGGTTGGCCTGATATGAAAAAGGATTTCAACACCACCTGTTTCTGCCTGACCGATATTTTTATATTTCCAACTGCTGTGATCAAAATCTATCATATTCTTGAATTCATTCTGGAAGCAGGTAAGACCAAGCAGCATCCTTTCTCCAATCTCCTGTTCGATACCAATCTCATAGCCTATTGACTCATCTGGCTTAAGGTTTGGATCTCCATAGCTTGAGTGCAACTGATAAAGCGATGGGGCCTTGAATCCAGTAGCATAATTTGCTCTGATTTTGGTCTTTTCAGTTACCCAGAGGGAAGAGACCTTATAGGTTGTCTTCTGGCCAAACCTTGAGTGGTCATCGAGCCTGAGACCTGCCCAAAAGGCAAGATTTTCTCCCTTTAGCTCTCCCTGAAGATAGTATCCCGTATTGGTTTCCTTCTTCTTCTTGAACTCATCTGTCCATGGCCCCCACTCACTCTCTGAATGGTAGTAGGACTTTCCCTCCTCCTTTTCATACTCAATTCCAGAGACAAGGCCAATATCAAGCGGCTCTATCTCCCTAGATAGGTTTTGCTGCCAGGTAACCTTAGTATTCTTTCCCTCACACCAGGAACTAGAGGAATTAAGAGGCTCTATGGTATCCGTTCCATCTTCATATTCCCTTCTTACCTTGTGGAGCGATAAGTCTACTTTCTCTTTTAGCCATAAAGTTGGGGTTGCCTCCAATCCTCCTTTGATGGCTAAGCTCTCGCTCTTGCTTGTATAGTTGGGATCATCATCTGAGGCACCATCGTCAATATCAAAGTCTGCCTTGTTATAATAGGCTGAAATACCAGCTCTAACCTGTTGAGAAGGAGAAAACCCGAGATTGCCCAAGATAGTGGTGGCATGATAGCCATCTGTCTCTGTGCCTTCTGCTGCCTTAGAGATACCGCCAGAATCCTGTCTGCTGACTGAGAAGGCATAATCAAGGAGACCTGCTCTTCCACCTATTTCTGCCCTCTCCTGATAAGTATTGTATTGGCCTCCTTTGGCTGATGAAGAGAAGCTTGGTTTCTCCCCTTTTTTAGTGATGATATTTATCACCCCACCTATTGCGTCAGAGCCATAGAGGATTCCCTGTGGACCACGGACTATCTCAATTCGTTCAACACCTGCTAATGGAAGATGGGCAAAATTAAACCCTCGACCAGCTGAGATGGGATCATTGACCTCCACACCATCAATCATCACCAGGGTGTGCTCTGACTTTGCTCCCCTCAAGAAGCAACTCGCAATTCCCCCTAAAACACCAGTCTCCACAATATCAAGGCCAGGCATACCTCGTAAGGCCTCAATCACTCTCTCTGCTCCTGATCTCTCAATCTCCTCTCTGGTGATCACGGTAACCGAAGTTGGAATCTCTTTCACCTTCTCCTCACTTCTACTGGCCGTGACCACAATCTCTTCCCCTACCACAGTTATTGTTCCCTCAGAGCCAAAAATGCTACATCCTATCACTAGGAATCCTAATAAAATTTTTTTCATTTTTTCCTCCTTTTAAAACAAAAAACCCAACCTTCAAAGATTGGGTATTTGTCTT carries:
- the cobU gene encoding bifunctional adenosylcobinamide kinase/adenosylcobinamide-phosphate guanylyltransferase — its product is MIIFITGGARSGKSQYAIWLAKERGDQVTFVATCISTDSEMRERIEEHKKMRPKEWSTVEESLNLSRVIAKITTSVIIIDCLTLWIANLMEAKMDVVEASKDLFSALKKVKKTAIVVSNEVGSGIVPDNRLAREFRDMAGVVNHQMAQIADEVYLMVAGIPVKIKGGERC
- a CDS encoding TonB-dependent receptor, producing MKKILLGFLVIGCSIFGSEGTITVVGEEIVVTASRSEEKVKEIPTSVTVITREEIERSGAERVIEALRGMPGLDIVETGVLGGIASCFLRGAKSEHTLVMIDGVEVNDPISAGRGFNFAHLPLAGVERIEIVRGPQGILYGSDAIGGVINIITKKGEKPSFSSSAKGGQYNTYQERAEIGGRAGLLDYAFSVSRQDSGGISKAAEGTETDGYHATTILGNLGFSPSQQVRAGISAYYNKADFDIDDGASDDDPNYTSKSESLAIKGGLEATPTLWLKEKVDLSLHKVRREYEDGTDTIEPLNSSSSWCEGKNTKVTWQQNLSREIEPLDIGLVSGIEYEKEEGKSYYHSESEWGPWTDEFKKKKETNTGYYLQGELKGENLAFWAGLRLDDHSRFGQKTTYKVSSLWVTEKTKIRANYATGFKAPSLYQLHSSYGDPNLKPDESIGYEIGIEQEIGERMLLGLTCFQNEFKNMIDFDHSSWKYKNIGQAETGGVEILFHIRPTSDLKVKVNYTYTQTEDKDTGKELLRRPKQKAAFTLGYSLKNTHINLDCIYVGERKDIGYTILSPYTLVNLNTSYNLTDWLSLFLGVENIFGTEYEEVKGYSTFGRFFYAGTKIDFPKSKKAKVKLERPKQTESEKPKQTVVVKEERAGIWKEPGTYQLITTVNKGRELEVLERSEEYYKVRLSDGRVGWIYSFFVQ
- the cobT gene encoding nicotinate-nucleotide--dimethylbenzimidazole phosphoribosyltransferase, with amino-acid sequence MLEEILKKIEPVNLGLMEEAQKRQDTLTKPQGSLGRLEEIANRVVGITGNREPDLKRKVIFTMAGDHGVGEEGVSAYPAEVTPQMVYNFLAGGAGINVLARHVGAEVVVVDMGVAEELKTQNSKLKNKKIGHGTNNIAKGPAMSREEAIRAIEAGIEVFEEERIDIVGTGDMGIANTTPSSAIVAVMTGQSPEKVTGRGTGIDDNTLAHKIKVIERALEINQPDPKDPIDVLSKVGGFEIGGLAGVILAGSAHQIPVVLDGFISGAAALIAVGLEPKAKDYLFAAHCSVEIGHKIVLDNLGLIPLLDLNLRLGEGTGAALGISLIEAACKILTQMATFASAGVSKKK